In Lotus japonicus ecotype B-129 chromosome 5, LjGifu_v1.2, one genomic interval encodes:
- the LOC130719183 gene encoding putative F-box protein At3g29830: MAPSTDRLSSLPHSLLSTIVSLIPFKEAVRTSILSKSWIDIFKSTSNIEFDEVSFVKFGQTDQVKQAQRKAFMEFVTLWMANHTETIVDKFSLRLSFLGKAKRVVIKCITFATKHEVKELELDFSDPTFDCYFTTNYTKHDALFELPTHVYGHTSLESLKLFSCTFIETRFFNFHALKEISLGWMEVKLNTIKTLLSNCEALESLSLKRCWNFDDFNIGEENLRLRKLIVDRCMFRSDSRYFIVNAPNLRYFYYSGLNNDFLVMDIRSLVMEEEVLDFCIELQEHVLFLYKLVKDISYGSTLTVCNYFLQDYELPDNFNFERFWIDHTRAYNCMIYALREVEIKDFKGSMNEIRLITYFITDGKVLRKITINILKDDVADQDESMDSYCRKMIETLVSQRASRDLQISIC; the protein is encoded by the exons ATGGCACCTAGCACAGACAGGCTCAGTTCATTGCCTCACTCTTTACTCTCCACCATTGTGTCCTTGATACCGTTCAAGGAAGCTGTAAGAACATCAATCCTCTCTAAAAGTTGGATAGACATTTTTAAGTCTACATCCAACATAGAATTTGATGAAGTGTCTTTTGTGAAATTTGGTCAAACAGATCAAGTCAAACAAGCCCAAAGAAAGGCCTTTATGGAGTTTGTGACACTTTGGATGGCTAATCACACAGAAACTATTGTGGATAAGTTCTCTTTGAGATTATCATTTCTTGGAAAAGCTAAGAGGGTTGTGATAAAATGTATTACCTTTGCCACAAAGCACGAGGTTAAGGAGTTGGAGTTGGACTTTTCTGACCCAACGTTTGATTGTTATTTTACTACAAATTATACTAAGCATGATGCCTTGTTTGAATTGCCAACACATGTTTATGGTCACACTTCCCTTGAATCTTTGAAGTTGTTTTCCTGCACCTTTATTGAAACTCGGTTCTTTAACTTTCATGCACTCAAAGAAATTTCTTTGGGTTGGATGGAAGTGAAACTTAATACTATTAAGACCTTGTTGTCTAATTGTGAGGCGCTTGAGAGCTTAAGTCTCAAGAGGTGTTGGAATTTTGATGACTTTAATATAGGGGAGGAGAACCTAAGGTTGAGAAAGTTGATCGTGGACAGGTGCATGTTTAGATCTGATAGTCGTTATTTTATAGTAAATGCTCCAAACTTGAGATATTTCTATTATTCTGGGTTGAATAACGACTTTTTGGTCATGGACATACGTTCCCTTGTGATGGAAGAGGAAGTTCTTGACTTCTGCATTGAGTTACAAGAACATGTTCTATTTCTTTACAAACTAGTGAAAGATATCTCTTACGGTAGTACTTTAACTGTGTGCAATTACTTCCTTCAG GATTATGAGTTACCTGACAACTTTAACTTTGAGAGGTTTTGGATTGATCATACAAGGGCTTATAATTGCATGATATATGCTCTTAGAGAGGTGGAGATTAAGGACTTCAAGGGATCAATGAATGAGATTCGTCTAATTACCTATTTCATCACTGATGGAAAAGTCTTGAGAAAGATTACCATCAACATATTGAAGGATGATGTTGCTGATCAAGATGAGAGCATGGATTCTTACTGCCGTAAGATGATTGAAACGTTAGTGTCTCAAAGAGCTTCAAGAGATCTACAGATTTCTATTTGTTAG
- the LOC130720345 gene encoding uncharacterized protein LOC130720345, whose translation MASPTQNSDLTFPQADVVGDLNPGGNTQVQVDPISSEVAVSKELKEQAEIKQKKKEAEKKDTLQTLKSAIIISGIVVAVAGAAFAITKKLREK comes from the exons ATGGCTAGCCCAACACAGAACTCAGACCTAACGTTTCCACAAGCAGATGTTGTTGGGGACCTGAATCCTGGGGGAAACACTCAGGTTCAAGTTGATCCTATATCCTCTGAGGTGGCTGTCTCCAAGGAATTGAAG GAACAAGCTGAgatcaaacaaaagaaaaaggaagcaGAAAAGAAGGACACCTTGCAAACGTTAAAATCAGCCATTATAATTTCAGGCATAGTTGTAGCTGTTGCAGGAGCTGCCTTTGCCATAACCAAGAAATTAAGGGAGAAATAA